TGCACCCTGACCATTGTCATCAATCGCATTGACACTGCCATCAGAAGTCACCACAAACACTTTACCCAAGTTTTCAGCAGCGCCGACGTAACTAGACATGTCCTTAACCCACAACGGCCGACCGCTGCGAATATCAATGGCCATAACTTGGCCCTGATAACCCGTGGCGACGACTGTCTTCCTGTCGTCCATGACCAGTAAGCGACCGTCGACATCGACTAAACGCTCGATTTCGGTACTACCCTGGGGAGCAGAAATACGTTGCTCCCAAAGCTGAGAACCGCTGTCCATATCAAAGGCGAGTACTCTACCGTTGGCAAAACCCACCATAGCAATGTCGCCGACCACATTTGGGGTGCTGGTGCCACGCAAGGTCAGACGAGGAACTTGAGAAGAATAGCTCCACAACAATTTACCATCTTCAAAATTAAGTCCTTGTACGTCGCCGCTATAGGTTTGCACGACGACTACAGAGCCATTGCTCTGCGGCGCGGAAAGCACTTCACTGCTCATAGGAGCACGCCATACGATATCACCGGAGATCCGGTCAATCGCGACAACTTCACCGTCTGAGGTGCCAACAAATAGCAGGGTGCCAGATACACCTACGCCACCCGATATCCGCAAATCGTAAGACTTCTTCCAAATTTTCTTACCGCTGGCTTTTTTCAATGCCGCGACCTTGCCGTTCGATGACGCAATGAATATCTCATCACCATCAATGGCCGGAGTAATACGGTGATAAGCCTCTGCTTGGCCATCGCCCAATGAATAAGACCAAACTTCCTTAAGCTTCTTCTCTGCCTTAAAGTCGGTCAATTTAGCCGGCTCCCGACTAGTCGGGTCTGAAGCGCAAGCCACCATCATCGCGCTTGCTAGCAATATACTAACCGCAGAAATAAACCGCATTACTTCGCCCCTTCTACAGCGACTTGGGCCGCAGATAAGTCATTAATTTTCAGTTCTAGCATCGCGTTATTTACGGGTGCTTCTTGCTGACGAGCCAAGGATCTAGCGCGCTGATACGCCGCTAACGCCGCCGCATTATCTTTCTGAGCAAATGCCACATCGCCTTCTAGTTCAGCGGCCTCAGCTGCGTAACCAGTGCTTGCAAGTTTGCTAAGATAGGCCAGAGCTTTGTCATATTCTTTCTGTGCATAAAAAACTTGTGCTAAGCGTATTTCAGCCTGTGCTTTTATTTGCGCGCTTGGGCGCTGGGCCAAAACCCACTCAAGCTCAGTGATCGCTGTTTCATAATCGCTGCTTTTTACTGCGTATTTAGCTTTAAATAGCGCGGCAAACTGGCCATAGCTCAAGCCCGAAAACTGATCTGTCAGGGTGTTCGCCAAATGTTGCGCAGTAGCTAAACTACTGCCGTCTCGCTGCACTGCAGCGTCTGCAATCAGCAAATCATCAAACATTGCCGATGCTTCTCCGGCCTGTGTTTGCTGATGTCCCTGCCAACCCTTCCAACCAAATACAATGGCCAGCGCAAGGGCAATACCAAAAACGGTAGACTTACCATTTTCCCGCCACCATCTTTTAATGGCTTCGACTTGTTCTTCTTCTGTACGATACGTTTCCACTAAACTTCCTCTTCGACTTGTCTAGTCGCCTTTAAAAATAATTCTTAGAAATAGTATTTACCAGTTCGGCCAGCGCGACCAACTGTTGCTCACCCTGTCCAGCTCGCAGCGGTTTGACTGCGGCTTGACCACCTTGTAACTCATCTTCGCCGAGCACCACAGCAACTGAGGCACCCGATTTATCCGCTTTTTTAAACTGACTTTTAAAGCTGCCACCGCCGCAATTTATTAACACCTTTACTGATGGCATGGCATCACGTAACTGCTCGGCAATTTTTAGTGCCTCTATATCCGCTTTTTCACCAACCGACACAATAAAAATATCAGCCTGCGCCTGCTCGTCTGGCATCACTTCCAGCGTTTCTAGCATCAGTACTAACCGTTCAATACCCATTGCGAACCCGACCGCGGGTGTTGTCTTACCGCCTAATTGCTCAACTAAGCCATCGTAGCGGCCGCCAGCACACACGGTGCCCTGCGCTCCCAGCTTATCGGTAGTCCATTCAAACACGGTTAAGCCGTAATAATCTAAGCCACGCACCAACTGCGGATTTAATGTATAGCTAACGCCCGCGGCATCTAAGCGTGCACACAAACCCTCAAAGTGGCTGCGTGAAACGTCGTCAAGATAGTCACTTAGTACCGGTGCGGCTACCAACAGTTCCCGAGTTTTAGGATCTTTACTATCCAGTACGCGCAAGGGATTAGACTCTAATCGACGCTTGCTGTCGTCGTCTAACTCGTCTTTAAAACCGGTCAAATAATCAACCAAGGCTTGGCGATAATCTGCCCGAGACTCGGCGTTACCAATACTATTTAATTCCAGAGTAAGAGCGTCACTTATACCCAGTTCGCGCCACAATCGTGCCGTTAACAAAATTAATTCGGCGTCAATATCTGGCCCAGCCATACCAAACGTTTCAACACCAATTTGATGGAACTGGCGCAGGCGGCCTTTTTGCGGACGCTCGTGGCGAAACATAGGCCCGGTATACCAAAGCCGCTGGATCTGGTTATACAGCAGGCCGTTTTGATCGCAGGCTCGCACACAGCTCGCCGTCCCCTCGGGACGCAATGTTAAGCTGTCGCCGTTACGATCCTCAAAGGTATACATTTCCTTTTCGACAATATCGGTTACTTCACCAATAGAGCGTTTAAAAAGCTCGGTATGCTCGACTATCGGAAAGCGAATTTCTCTATAGCCATAGCGACTAAGTACACCGCGCACGCAGGCTTCCAAATACTGCCACTGCGGCGTTTCCGAAGGCAGAATATCGTTCATGCCGCGAATTGATTGAATACGTGCCAAAAATAATTCCTATTGACCAAACACAGTATATGAGCTGCTTCTTATAAACCGGCTATGCTCAGCTACGTGCAATAAGGTCTTTATCCTGTTCTTGTTTAAGAGCGATCTTTTCACGAATCAATTTTTCTAGATGATCGATCAATACATCGTTCTTCACTTTGTGATTTGGCTTGCCATCCACATATACTAAATTGTTTGGAGTTCCGCCGGTTAGCCCGATCTCAGCCTCTTTCGCCTCACCCGGACCGTTAACAATGCAACCGATAACCGCAACGTCCAATGGCGTAGTGACGTCGTCTAAACGCAGCTCCAGCTCGTTCATGGTACTGATAACGTCGAAGTTCTGCCGAGAGCAACTTGGGCAAGCAATAAAATTAATTCCTTTGCTGCGCAGCTTGAGACTCTTCAATATCTCGTAGCCAACTTTTACTTCTTCGACTGGATCGGCCGCCAGGGAAACGCGAATAGTGTCGCCGATCCCGTCCATTAATAGCATGCCCAAACCCACCGCCGACTTAACGGTACCACCGCGCAAGCCACCGGCCTCGGTGATACCTAGGTGCAAG
This portion of the Zhongshania sp. R06B22 genome encodes:
- the hisS gene encoding histidine--tRNA ligase, with the translated sequence MARIQSIRGMNDILPSETPQWQYLEACVRGVLSRYGYREIRFPIVEHTELFKRSIGEVTDIVEKEMYTFEDRNGDSLTLRPEGTASCVRACDQNGLLYNQIQRLWYTGPMFRHERPQKGRLRQFHQIGVETFGMAGPDIDAELILLTARLWRELGISDALTLELNSIGNAESRADYRQALVDYLTGFKDELDDDSKRRLESNPLRVLDSKDPKTRELLVAAPVLSDYLDDVSRSHFEGLCARLDAAGVSYTLNPQLVRGLDYYGLTVFEWTTDKLGAQGTVCAGGRYDGLVEQLGGKTTPAVGFAMGIERLVLMLETLEVMPDEQAQADIFIVSVGEKADIEALKIAEQLRDAMPSVKVLINCGGGSFKSQFKKADKSGASVAVVLGEDELQGGQAAVKPLRAGQGEQQLVALAELVNTISKNYF
- the bamB gene encoding outer membrane protein assembly factor BamB, whose product is MRFISAVSILLASAMMVACASDPTSREPAKLTDFKAEKKLKEVWSYSLGDGQAEAYHRITPAIDGDEIFIASSNGKVAALKKASGKKIWKKSYDLRISGGVGVSGTLLFVGTSDGEVVAIDRISGDIVWRAPMSSEVLSAPQSNGSVVVVQTYSGDVQGLNFEDGKLLWSYSSQVPRLTLRGTSTPNVVGDIAMVGFANGRVLAFDMDSGSQLWEQRISAPQGSTEIERLVDVDGRLLVMDDRKTVVATGYQGQVMAIDIRSGRPLWVKDMSSYVGAAENLGKVFVVTSDGSVNAIDDNGQGALWTQTVLARRELTEPVAFDGAIGVGDYEGYLHMLAREDGRLIARTRADRDGLRAPMLSDGNLLYVYGNSGELLAYKLQDR
- a CDS encoding YfgM family protein; this translates as METYRTEEEQVEAIKRWWRENGKSTVFGIALALAIVFGWKGWQGHQQTQAGEASAMFDDLLIADAAVQRDGSSLATAQHLANTLTDQFSGLSYGQFAALFKAKYAVKSSDYETAITELEWVLAQRPSAQIKAQAEIRLAQVFYAQKEYDKALAYLSKLASTGYAAEAAELEGDVAFAQKDNAAALAAYQRARSLARQQEAPVNNAMLELKINDLSAAQVAVEGAK